ATGTTGAATTTGCCAATCACATGCGTGATGCTCTTCTATCTTTTGGAGCGTAGGAACGCTTCGCTTAACCAACGACCAAAGGGAGGGTATTTTCCTGATAACTTTTATTTACTACTTAACAATCATTTTACCATTTTTCCAAGTATGAAATTCATCTATGTGATATTTGCTTTTCAATAAACTATCTTCACTAAAAAAAACACTAAAAATTGTTTTTTCTCTTATCTTATCAGCATCTTGGTCATCAATTGATGTTGGAAAATCATCTATACTATTAACAAACACTATCCCGGTTACTGGTGTTGCATATCGAACACTATCAACATACTCCATTGCCTTATTTAATAAAAATAATGTATCAGCTTTTGTTTTTACGGTGTAATTGCCAATATAGATATAATGCATATAAGATTTTATGAGATGCTCTGTCTCTATATCATAGTGAAAAATAAAAGTCCTACTTTTACTAACACCTTCTCTATTATCTTCCTTACAGTTTTGAATTAACAAAATACAAAGAATGAAAAAGGAAAACTTAACAAGTTGTAATTTCATATTTATTATTATTTAGAATGACTTGTATGAATTTTAACTGTCCAAGGAAAAGGATTATATTTACTTCCTTTGGAGTAATTATGTTGTAAGTTGTACATTTCAGATAACCCAGGCAAATTACTATTAGCATCACCTTTACCTGCTCCAAATATATCTCCGATAATAACATCCATTACCACACTACTCTTTGTTACTTTTAAAATATCAACTCTTAGAGATTGCCAACCTCCCATGACTGTCCACGAAAACAAATTACTACTCATATAACTAGGTTTAAGTGCAGTTAGATAATCATTACCTTTAAACCCTTCCATTGAACCCTTAACTATAAAATAATTTATTGCTACATTTCCATAATTAGCAATAAATTCTTTAAATGTATTGTTATATGAGATAATTCTTGCCATGTCGGAATTTGTATGGAAATTCATTTGAGAACCACCTCCATTCAAAAAATGTTTTAGTAGTGTTTGTCCATCAGATGTATTTTCAAAACGTGTTCCAGTGTTAAAACTTCTTAGAAAAGTTGATAAGGCAGAATCTTCATCTTCCTCATCTCCTGCAACACCATCTATAGGGCTACGACTTAAATCTCCATCACTACCTAAAAGCGAACCAATTTTATAAGTATAAATTCTTTGTTGTCTCTCCGTTTTCTGGTTTTCCTTTTTGGCTTCCTGTTCTTCTTGAAAATTGCCACCTGCCGCCGCCCATTGGCTATTAGTCAATCCATCAGCCCCAACCATCTCTTCACTTGCCATCCCATCAGGGTCTATATATCTTAAAGGATTATTGTAATTATATTGGTATGGCGAATGCCTTCTTGATACATCCGCCAATGCATCAACTCCCCACCATCTACCAACAGTCTTATCATAATACCTAGCTCCAAAATCATTGATGCCACTTAATCCAAAGAGCGTTAGGCTTTCTTTATCCTGATACTTAAAGCGGTTCTCAATACTGTTTACCGTTCCTGTGCCATTCAACTCTATCCCAAATGGGTCATAATTGGTGCTTTCTACCTGTTGTAATACGCCTGAATTACTCTTGAATGATACTCGTACATTACCTAAGTGGTCTTTGATATTGTATTCGTAAAACCAAGCATTACTCACATAGGTAGCTCTCCCTTCGGGCGTAGATAACTGATACGGTTGCCCATTTTTGTAAACCATCGACCCGTCGTATTCCCAATATTCGCCTGTCGAGTAGGTTCGCTTTAAGACTCTTCCATCACCAGCATAAGTTATTTTTATCCATCGATTATTCGTTAAGCTGATTTGCTTAGGAAGTTTTAAATACGGGTCATAGTCTATTTGGCTTATCTCTTTATTAAGGTCTTTTTTTAACGAGCCGTCGCTATAATAATCATAATCGTTGGTAACTGCATTTCGATTTACAAAATCTACAATATTATCACCCGAGATGGCATCCTCTACCTTGTATAACTTATTGCCAGTGTAGGTATAGGTCAGATTGTCCATTAGGCCATAGCTACTACCTACCTTGCCATTGCGTTGTAAGGTAGTAATATTTCCATTTTTATCATAGGTAATTGTTGATATTCCATAATTTTCGGGGCCAATACCTGTGTAAACGGCTGATTTAAGGCGTTTGGCATAATCATAACTAAAATATAGCTTCGTTGATTATCTAATTAATTACTGATAATGAGGAAGTTATCTTACTGACCATCTACGACAAGCAAGTAAAAGACAATATTTCTGAAAAGGAATTGAAGGAAATACTGAAGAGTTAGAGTAAGCATAAAGCCCCTATTTGGGGCTTTTTAACTAGCAGTTGTAATATTGTTTCAAAATTATTTTATCATTTCTTCGCCACCTTATCCAGCCCTCAATGTTTTTACCATTGGGGCAACTTTCGCACTCTTTATTACATTTAACTTTTACCCAATCCCCCTTTATTTCTAAACAGATAAAACCAACATCTTCAAAATTGACGGATATGGATTTAGATTTTTCATTTGGAGAGATTTTCAAAGGATTTTGCTTTGATGCACTACAATAATATTTCAAAATGTAATCTTCTAAGGATAGAAGCATCATTGTATTAGACTTTTCTATTAATTTAAGAACAGAACCTATCTGAACTTCAAAGTAATTAGGCAGAATACTTTGCTTTGCTCGAAAATGAAAAATATAATAATCATCAAAGTACGCTAATATTTTCCCTTTTAATTTTGAGCAAGATGGCTCATTTCCATCAACAGATTTGATTTCAGCAAATTGTGATTTGTCAGAATTTAGAATTTTATACTTTGTCTCTTCTGTGTAGTTGCCTTGATAAAGTATTAAAACCTTATCTTGTGATTGGCATTCAAATAGTATAAAAGCAAATAAAGAAAAAAGTAAGTACCTAAATATTTTTATCATTGTTCGTTATTGGGTTTAACAACTACCTCTGGTAATGTCCCTCCCAAATAATCAACCTGGACATTGGGAGAATAGCCTTGTAAATGGAGATGATTAGAATGGTCTGATTTAATTCCACGTTCTTTTGAGGATGATATATGATTTAATAAACCTCCGTTAAACCTTCCTGAAATCATATCTTTCCATCCAAATAAATGTAATGAATTATTTAGCTGATTTTGTCTCCCAACAGCTACATTAGGGCTTCCAAGAATAACCGCACTGCCACCTTCATCAGTCCTTAAATACCGTAGATCTCCATTTCGACCACTTTTATGTGATTTGCTTGGGTCAGGAGAAGTTCCATCAGACTTACTAAATTGGTTTATAGTTAAATCGTTTGTCCCTGAGTTTGATACCGCTCCAATTAAAGAAGCAAAAGTATTACCTGAAACATATACTTTACTTAGATAGAGGACGCATTTTCTTACAGACACCATCACCCGTTTTTTTATAGCCAACGGGTGATGGTGTCTCTCTTGTGGTTTAACTGAAGTGATAAAAGCATCAGCTTATTTTGTGTTGTAGTGTATAACCGTATTTTTATGTATACTACAATTCTCAAATTAAAAAAATGAACGCCTTTTATAACTTACTTTTAAAGGTTTTAGAATTCTGTCTTCAAATTTTGCTCGTTCGGTGATAGAGTCAAAAAAACCATAATCATGATTTACATATTTCCATTTTCCTAACTCTATCCCATTATTCACACTTACAAGGGCAAATTGACAATGATTATTATCCAATTCTCTTACCCATGTTGCAATAATTTGATTCTCTTCTTTATAATAAAAATAACACATAACCCACTTTTTTTCTTGTCCTAAAATATCGTCTGCTAATCCTATTTTTGAGGAAATATCATAAGAGGGATTATTTATCTTGAATGTTTTGATGCGTTCAATCAATAATGAGTCCCTTATTCCTATTTCATAAACTTCAGCATATGGATATGACCCTGGACTAAATAAACTCCCTAACTTATAAAAACAAAAGGTCACTAATGCGATTGATACAATAATTGGTAGAATATTCTTTTTCATTATTTAGATGGTTTATTAGTTACGTCTATACTACTATAATTATACCAAATTATAATTTCAGACATTGCTTTATTTATTGAGCCTGGACCTACCCCGTGACTCATCAATTTAAATAGTGTTTTGGGAAGTGCAAATAACCCTAAGCCTGTACCTAACAACAGTGAATAGCCTGCATCCTTATATTTACCCCTTAGAATACTAGCGTTATAAACAACAGCCTCTTCATACACAAATCTATAATCTGCACCAATCGCTCTTGTATCTGTAGCTAATCCTATTCCCCCGGTTGTACCTAATCTATCATATCTTCTATCGTGTCCAATCGCTGGATACTCTGATGCACTTTCTGGAACATAGGAATAGTCGTATTTCGTACCATAGGTCATAGGGTTATTACCGCCAGGATATGTCAAACCAAAAATATTATGTCCAATGGTAGATGGGTCTAATTGATTTTTCTTAAATCTAGCTTTTAAGCCATTATTGTAATAAATATGTACCATATTATTGATACCATAAATCCTAAATACCTCTTCATCAGTAGCTCCTGGAGCATTCCAGTCCCATTCACCTTCGGGAAACTTATTTCTTTTTTCATGGATTTCATTATACCAATTATCTTGTCTGTATTGAGTGGTTAGCCCACTTCCTCCAAACGCTTCACTACCATGGTTGGCAGGATTGGAAGCTTGCATCCATTGGTCATTGGTTAGTCCATCTGCTCCTGTTGTTGGACTTAATCCAAATGGGTCTATAAATTGAACAGGATTGTTAAACACATAATTATAAGGAGACCAATCTGGCATCATATCCGCCAATGCATCAACTCCCCACCATCTACCAACAGTCTTATCATAATACCTCGCTCCAAAATCATTGATGCCACTTAATCCAAAGAGCGTTAGGCTTTCTTTATCTTGATACTTAAAGCGGTTCTCAACACTATTTGCCGTTCCTGTACCATTGAGTTCTATACCAAATGGGTCATAATTGGTGCTTTCTACCTGTTGTAATACACCTGAATTACTCTTGAATGATACTCGTACATTACCTAGATGGTCTTTGATATTGTATTCGTAAGCCCAAACAATTATACACAAAACCCCGTTGACCTACAACTGCCAACGGGGTATAATTACTTACACTTAACTCTCCACTTCATGTTGAATTTGCCAATCACATGCGTGATGCTCTTCTATCTTTTGGAGCGTAGGAACGCTTCGCTTAACCAACGACCAAAGGGAGGGTATTTTCCTGATAACTTTTATTTACTACTTAACAATCATTTTACCATTTTTCCAAGTATGAAATTCATCTATGTGATATTTGCTTTTCAATAAACTATCTTCACTAAAAAAAACACTAAAAATTGTTTTTTCTCTTATCTTATCAGCATCTTGGTCATCAATTGATGTTGGANNNNNNNNNNNNNNNNNNNNNNNNNNNNNNNNNNNNNNNNNNNNNNNNNNNNNNNNNNNNNNNNNNNNNNNNNNNNNNNNNNNNNNNNNNNNNNNNNNNNGTTGCCCATTTTTGTAAACCATCGACCCGTCGTATTCCCAATATTCGCCTGTTGAGTAGGTTCGCTTTAAGACCCTTCCATCACCAGCATAAGTTATTTTTATCCATCGGTTATTCGTTAAGCTGATTTGCTTAGGAAGTTTTAAATACGGGTCATAGTCTATTTGGCTTATCTCTTTATTAAGGTCTTTTTTTAACGAGCCGTCGCTATAATAATCATAATCGTT
The Flectobacillus major DSM 103 DNA segment above includes these coding regions:
- a CDS encoding RHS repeat domain-containing protein; translated protein: MCIIVWAYEYNIKDHLGNVRVSFKSNSGVLQQVESTNYDPFGIELNGTGTANSVENRFKYQDKESLTLFGLSGINDFGARYYDKTVGRWWGVDALADMMPDWSPYNYVFNNPVQFIDPFGLSPTTGADGLTNDQWMQASNPANHGSEAFGGSGLTTQYRQDNWYNEIHEKRNKFPEGEWDWNAPGATDEEVFRIYGINNMVHIYYNNGLKARFKKNQLDPSTIGHNIFGLTYPGGNNPMTYGTKYDYSYVPESASEYPAIGHDRRYDRLGTTGGIGLATDTRAIGADYRFVYEEAVVYNASILRGKYKDAGYSLLLGTGLGLFALPKTLFKLMSHGVGPGSINKAMSEIIIWYNYSSIDVTNKPSK
- a CDS encoding RHS repeat domain-containing protein, coding for MDNLTYTYTGNKLYKVEDAISGDNIVDFVNRNAVTNDYDYYSDGSLKKDLNKEISQIDYDPYLKLPKQISLTNNRWIKITYAGDGRVLKRTYSTGEYWEYDGSMVYKNGQPYQLSTPEGRATYVSNAWFYEYNIKDHLGNVRVSFKSNSGVLQQVESTNYDPFGIELNGTGTVNSIENRFKYQDKESLTLFGLSGINDFGARYYDKTVGRWWGVDALADVSRRHSPYQYNYNNPLRYIDPDGMASEEMVGADGLTNSQWAAAGGNFQEEQEAKKENQKTERQQRIYTYKIGSLLGSDGDLSRSPIDGVAGDEEDEDSALSTFLRSFNTGTRFENTSDGQTLLKHFLNGGGSQMNFHTNSDMARIISYNNTFKEFIANYGNVAINYFIVKGSMEGFKGNDYLTALKPSYMSSNLFSWTVMGGWQSLRVDILKVTKSSVVMDVIIGDIFGAGKGDANSNLPGLSEMYNLQHNYSKGSKYNPFPWTVKIHTSHSK